A genomic region of Raphanus sativus cultivar WK10039 chromosome 6, ASM80110v3, whole genome shotgun sequence contains the following coding sequences:
- the LOC108807373 gene encoding cytochrome P450 71B19 — protein MTISLLCFCFISFVTLIFLVKKIKQSKWNLPPTPPTFPVIGNLHQIGELPHRSLQSLAQRFGPVMLIHFGFVPVVVVTSREAAEEVLRTHDLDCCSRPKLVGTRLLSRDFKDVGFTPYGDEWKERRKFAVRELFCLKKVQSFGHIREEECNFLVKKLSESAVNRTPVDLSKTLFWLTASILFRVALGQNFHESKLIDKDKIEELVFEAETALASFTCSDFFPVAGLGWLVDWLSGQHKRLNDVFLKLDTLFQHVIDDHLSPGRTKDHEDIIDSMLDVIHKQGKNDSLKLTVDHIKGFLANIFLAGIDTGAITMIWAMTELAKKPKLMKKVQDKIRECLGNNKETITEEDVDKVPYLQLVIKETFRLHPAAPLILPRETMSHMKVQGYDILPKTRILVNTWAIGRDPKLWTEPEEFNPERFVDSPVDYRGQHYELLPFGSGRRMCPGMPMGIATVELGLLNLLYFFDWSVPDGMTHKDIDTEEAGTLTTVKKVPLKLVPVRVM, from the exons atgacgATCTCTTTGCTCTGTTTTTGCTTCATTTCTTTTGTTACATTAATCTTTCTCGTTAAGAAGATTAAACAATCCAAATGGAATCTCCCTCCAACCCCTCCTACGTTCCCGGTCATCGGAAACCTACACCAAATCGGAGAGCTGCCTCACAGGTCACTTCAAAGTCTAGCCCAAAGATTCGGGCCTGTGATGCTTATTCACTTCGGGTTTGTACCAGTGGTTGTAGTCACATCAAGAGAAGCAGCTGAAGAAGTTCTCAGAACTCACGACCTAGACTGTTGCAGCAGACCTAAGCTCGTGGGGACAAGGCTACTCTCGCGAGACTTTAAAGATGTAGGTTTCACGCCGTACGGTGATGAGTGGAAGGAGCGTCGCAAGTTCGCGGTACGTGAGCTTTTCTGTTTGAAAAAGGTTCAGTCGTTTGGGCATATAAGAGAGGAAGAATGTAACTTTCTTGTCAAGAAACTGTCGGAATCTGCGGTGAATCGAACTCCGGTTGATTTGAGCAAAACCCTTTTCTGGCTAACTGCTAGTATCTTGTTTAGAGTTGCCTTGGGACAGAACTTCCACGAGAGCAAGCTCATCGATAAGGATAAGATCGAAGAGCTTGTGTTCGAAGCCGAGACTGCCCTAGCTAGTTTCACTTGCTCTGATTTTTTTCCTGTTGCTGGTCTTGGATGGCTTGTTGACTGGCTCTCTGGACAGCACAAGAGGCTCAACGATGTTTTCTTGAAGCTAGATACTCTGTTTCAGCATGTGATTGATGACCACTTGAGTCCTGGAAGAACCAAAGATCATGAAGACATCATCGATTCAATGTTGGATGTGATTCATAAACAAGGCAAAAATGATTCCTTGAAGCTCACGGTAGACCATATCAAGGGCTTTCTCGCG AATATATTTCTGGCAGGGATAGACACAGGGGCCATCACCATGATATGGGCAATGACGGAGCTCGCTAAAAAACCTAAATTGATGAAAAAAGTTCAAGACAAGATCCGAGAGTGCCTTGGCAACAATAAGGAGACAATCACCGAAGAAGATGTCGATAAAGTTCCTTACTTGCAGCTGGTAATAAAAGAAACATTCAGGTTACACCCAGCAGCTCCTCTTATACTCCCAAGGGAAACAATGTCTCACATGAAAGTTCAAGGCTATGATATTCTCCCCAAGACAAGGATCTTGGTCAACACTTGGGCGATAGGAAGAGATCCCAAACTCTGGACAGAACCAGAAGAGTTTAACCCGGAGAGGTTTGTTGACAGCCCTGTGGATTATAGAGGACAACATTACGAGCTCTTACCATTTGGTTCTGGTCGAAGGATGTGTCCTGGGATGCCCATGGGGATAGCTACTGTTGAGTTGGGACTCTTGAACTTACTTTACTTCTTTGATTGGAGTGTTCCTGATGGAATGACACATAAGGATATCGACACAGAAGAAGCTGGTACTCTTACTACCGTCAAGAAAGTACCTCTCAAGCTTGTTCCAGTTCGAGTTATGTGA